The Pedobacter ginsengisoli region GAAAAATATCATCTACACTGGTAGAATTCCCATTAGGACTAAAGCTCAAATCTGATAGAAGGAATAATTTTAGAGCTTATATATTAGGTGGGGCTAAGTATTCAATGGATATCTCATCAAAGAAGAAGACCAATAACGCGAATATTACCGACCCGGGAGAAAAAATGGTGAATAATGTGCGCAATTATCTTTCATATGAAGCCGGATTAGGTTTTGACCTTTATTTTGAATATTTCAAAATGTCGCCAGAGATTAAGTTATCCTATTCTTTTAATAGTGTTTTAAAGGGTGAACCTAATCGTTATTCCTATCCAATAGATAAATTAATGTTGCGTCATGTGACATTCAGTTTATTTTTCGAGTGATGCTACTGCTAAAAAAATTATAGCTTTGCTTAATAATCAATAAAATCAGGAATGTCAAAAATTGCATTAATTACAGGAGCAACTTCAGGTATTGGGGCAGCTTGTGCACATTTATTTGCTGCTCAGGGTTATAACCTAATTTTGCTTGGCAGAAGAGAGCAACTCTTAACTGATGTATCAAAACATTTGGAAGATAAATATGCTATTGAAGTTAAAAAAATAGTAGTGGATGTAAGAGATAATGAAGATTTGTCTTATCGTTTAGATACTTTAACTCAGCAATGGAAGAAGGTAGATGTTTTAATTAATAATGCAGGCCTGAGCCAGGGGCTTGATCCTATTGACAAAGGCAGTATTGATGATTGGGACACAATGATTGATACTAATGTTAAGGGGTTATTGTATACTACCAGAATTGTTTCTAATTGGATGATTGCTCAGAAATCAGGCCATATTATAAATATAGGCTCTATTGCAGGCAAGGAGGTTTATCCTAACGGAAATGTGTATTGTGCGACTAAACATGCAGTAGATGCGCTAAACAAAGGTATGAGGATTGACTTATTGCCCCATGGCATAAAAGTGACTGCAATAAATCCGGGGATGGTTGAAACAGAATTTTCCAAAGTTAGGTTTAAAGGAGATGAAGGAAGAGCAAAAAAGGTTTATGATGGATTGGAACCCCTTGTTGCAAATGATATTGCCGAAGCAATATGGTTCGCTGTAAGCAGACCTGCTCATGTAAATATAAATGATATGCTAATAATGCCAACCGCTCAGGCAACAGGCACTATAATTAACAGAAAATAGAGTACTAATAGAAAATATATGATAGCTAATACAATAGATCAGGAAATAAAACAAGCAATGCTTGCAAAAGACCAAGCAAGGCTTAGGGGTTTAAGAGCAATAAAGGCAGCTTTGTTATTGGCGAAAACTGAAAAGGGATCATCTGACGAAATTACAGAAGAAACTGAGCTGAAGATTTTACAAAAGCTAATTAAGCAACGTAAGGAATCGGCAGATATTTATAAACAGCAAGGCAGAGATGATTTGAGTATTGTTGAAGAAGAGGAAATTGATGTAATTAGCAATTTCATGCCTAAACAATTAGATAGGGCTGAAATTGAAGCTGTGATATCACAAATCATTAAAGATTCAGGAGCTAATTCTGTAAAAGAAATGGGAAAGGTAATGGGGTTGGCAAACAAGGAGTTAGCAGGTAAAGCTGACGGTAAATTAATTGCCGAAATTGTGAAAACACAATTGGCATAAATTGTGTTGCTTAAACAGATTAGGCCTTTTTCTTAAAATAATGTTTTAAAATTACATTAATTTAATTTTAGTCTACTAACTTAGTAGCATACCTTACAAAATATTCAATATGAGATACGAAGTAATAGAAGAAGATGGGTTTAAATACATAGAAGCTGGAAAAGGTGAGACCCTGGTATTACTTCATGGTTTGATGGGAGAGCTAAGCAACTGGGAAGATGCAATTGATCATTTTAAAGAAAATTATCATGTAATAGTTCCAATTTTACCTATTTATGATCTGCCAATATTAACACTCGGTGTAAAGAGTTTATCTAAACACATATATAAATTTATTAAGTTCAAAAAGCTTGGACAGGTAGTCTTAATAGGCAACTCACTTGGGGGCCATGTTGGCCTGGTATTTACGGTTTCTCATCAAGAACATGTAAAGGCCTTGGTACTGACAGGCAGTTCCGGATTGTATGAAAATGCATTTGGAGGATCCTTTCCGAGAAGAGAGAGTTATGAATATATTAAGGAAAAAGTAGAGTTTACTTTTTATGACCCTGCTACGGCAACACCAGAGTTGGTTGAAGAAGTTTATAAAAGTGTTAATGACCGCTCAAGGGTAATCAGAATACTTGCACTGGCAAAGTCTGCTATCCGTCATAATATGTCAAAAGATCTTTCCCGTATAACTATACCGGTTTCTTTGATCTGGGGTAAACAAGATAAAGTAACACCACCTGAAGTTGCAGAAGAATTTCATGAACTTTTGCCGAATTCAGAATTGAATTGGGTAGATTTATGTGGTCATGCACCAATGATGGAGCGACCACAGGTTTTTAATGAGTACCTGGATAAGTTTTTAAATAGAATTTTACTCAAATAATGTTTGCATCTGAACTCATATCTAATTCAATACCACCGCTAAAGACTTCTGATACGGTTCAGAAATCTTTGGATAGAATGGCTGAGTTCAAATTATCCCATTTACCAATTGTTAACGAAACGCAATTTTTAGGCCTGGTTGCAGAGGAAGAGTTAATTGAAATCAGGGACGTTGAACAATCAATAGGTAGTTTATCACTTTCTATTTTAAATCCATTTGTATCTGAGGATGTTCATGTCTATGACATAATTAGGCTGTTTAATCAGCTACATTTATCGGTGGTGCCAGTTTTGGATTATAAAAAAAATTATCTGGGTCTTATATCTGTAAACAGCATTTTGGAATATACCTCAAATATTTACGCAGTAAAGGAATATGGTGGCATAATCGTTTTGGAGATAAGTAATAGAAATAATTCATTGTCACACATGGCTCAGATTGTTGAAGCAGATAATGCTCAGATTCTTTCGTCATATGTGCAATCTTTTCCAGATTCTACCCGATTGGAAGTCACTTTGAAAATTAATAAAACTGAGCTTTCCGGAATTATAGCTTCTTTTGAGCGTTACAACTATCAGGTTAAGGCTGTATTTAACAGTACTATATCTGATAATGGTACTGAAGACAGATTTAATTCTTTTATGAATTATTTAAATGTATAGCTGGGCTTATACAGATTTCATAACCGCAAAATGAAAATACATTAATGAAGATTGCAATTTACGGTAGAGAGTTCAATAATAGTGTATTGCCTTATGTGCAGGAAGTATTTAATGTTCTCGAAAGTTATAATAACCCGATTCTGGTTTATGATAAATACCTCGATTTTATAAAAGATAAAATCAAATTGCCTGCAAATATCCAGATTTTTACCTGTCATGATGATCTTTTAGGAGAAACAGATGTGTTGTTAAGCTTAGGTGGTGATGGAACCCTGCTTGACACTTTATCGTTAATCCGTGACTCTGGGATCCCTGTTATTGGAATTAACTTTGGTCGTTTGGGATTCTTGGCCAGTATTAACAAAGATGAAATAAAGAAAGCCTTTGAGGCATTGCATAACAGAGAGTTTACCCTCGATAAAAGGAGCCTATTGAGTTTAACTTCTAAACACGGGTTATTTGGCGACGAAAACTTTGCACTGAATGATATTACTATTCATAGAAGAGATAATTCAGCCATGATGATTATCCATGCTTATATGAATAATGAGTTTGTTAATTCGTACTGGGCTGATGGGTTAATTATTGCAACTCCAACAGGTTCCACGGCTTACTCATTAAGTTGCGGAGGGCCAATTATTTATCCAAGTTCACAAAACTTTGTTATTACGCCAATTGCCCCTCACAATTTAAATGTAAGGCCGGTTATAATTCCTGACGATGTATCGTTAACTTTTGAAATTGAGGCAAGGAGTGCTAAATTTTTAGTTTCGTGCGATTCAAGAACAGAGACAGTTGATAAGTCGGTTAAAATAATATTAAATAAAGCCAGTTTTCATGTAAATTTAATCAGGCTCAATAATGAGACCTATTTAACTACCTTAAGGAATAAATTACTTTGGGGGATAGATACCCGGAATTATTAGAATGTATAAGAAGCAACTTGTTTATTTTCTTGCAGTGTTTCTTTGTGGAATCAGTGCAAAAGCCCAGGTTTTTGAGGTTGGAGCTATTGCCGGTGGAGCAGGTTATTTAGGTGATCTGAATCAAAATAGACCATTAAAAATAAGTGGGATGTCGGCCGGAGCATTTGTAAAAGTGAATATAGATCCATATTGGGCAGTTGGGCTCCACTATAATTATGGAAAGATAAAAGCAGATGATACCAAATCTACTAATGAACATTTTAGGAGTAGGGGGCTTAATTTTAACACAGCATTAAATGAAGTTAGCTTACAGGTAGACTTTAATTTTTTTGAATACTTTGCGGGAGGAGGCACCAAGAACTTTTCTCCATATATTTTTACAGGAATAGGAGGGGTTTTATATAATCCTACAGCCAGATACCATAATGTTGCAGGGTTAGAGGATAGGAAATATTATTTAAGAGATTATTATACAGAAGGACAAAATGTGCCCTATAGAAATTATGCAATTACTATCCCTTATGGGGTAGGGGTAAAGGTAAAATTGAAAGAAAACTGGGGCTTGTTTAGTCAAATTGGTTATAGGACTGCCCACACTGATTATCTGGATGATGTTAGTGGTTTATATCCTGGGGCCACACATTGGGATAATGAGCCAAATCCAATGATAAATAAACTGCTTTCAAACCCGTCAAATCCTACTTCCACTGATTTTCAGTACACTCAAAGAGGAGATTTTAGAAAAAGAGATACATATATGTTTGTAGGTATTGGCATATCTTATACCTTTGTGTCCCAAAAATGTTATACATTTTAGGCATATTTGCAGGAAATTAATGGGATTTAAAGAACAAATCGATATAACACGCTTGCCAGAGCACATTGCCATCATAATGGATGGAAATGGGCGATGGGCAAAAAATCAGGGTAAATTCAGGCACTTTGGTCATGAAAGTGGCGTATTGTCTGTAAAAGATATTGTAGAAGGTTGCGCTGATATAGGAATAAAATATTTAACTGTTTATGCTTTTTCAACAGAAAACTGGAACAGACCTATTGAAGAGGTTAATGCTTTGATGGAGTTGCTGATATCAACAATCAACCAGGAAACTGCAACCCTTAATAAAAATAACATCCGTTTAAATGCAATAGGCGATATTGCTTCGTTACCTCAAAAATGTATTGACGACTTACATAGCGCTATGGAAAATACAGCAAAAAATACCCGCTGTACTTTGACTTTAGCATTGAGTTATAGTGCTAAGTGGGAGATAGTTAATGCTGCTAAGAAACTGGCGCAGAAGGTGAAAGATCAGGAATTAAATATTGAAGACATTAATGAAGAAAATTTTGCAGCTGAGTTAACTACAGTAAACATTCCTGATCCTGAACTGATGATCAGAACAAGCGGCGAGCATAGGGTTAGTAATTTCTTGTTATGGCAAATTGCCTATACAGAACTTTATTTTACTGAAACGCTATGGCCCGACTTTAGGCGAGAAGACCTTTTTGAGGCTATTGTAGACTATCAAAAACGTGAACGCCGCTTTGGTAAAATTAGTGAACAACTGAACTAATTTTACTTTTAACACTTTTTAACATGTGTTTAAATTAACTTAGCATCGATTTTAGATTGTAAATGAAAAGAATATATCAACTCATATTATTGTTATTGATTGGTTTACCAACAATGGCACAGATTACCCGACCGTCCAATACTGCACCGCCTACCCTTAAAGTTAAGGGGCTGGATTTGGATTATTTTAATCCAAAAGAGTACATTATTGGAGGGGTTACACTTACTGGAACTCATTTCATTGACAAGGAGGTAATTATTACTTTATCTAAGTTAATTAAGGGCGAAAGTATTGTTTTGCCCGGAGAGGCTACAGCCAATGCAATAAAAACTTTATGGGCTCAGGGCTTATTTGATGATGTGCAGTTAGACATAGCTAAAATAGTTGAGGATACTGTTTATTTTGATATTGAAGTAGTTGAACGACCTCGTTTAAGTTCATTTGAAATTAATGGTGTAAGTAAGTCGCAAAAAACTGATATTCTTGAAAAATTAAATGAGAAAAGTGGTAAATCTATTATCAACGACAATCTATACAATTCAACAACTGCAACAATAAAGAAATTTCTTTTGGGTAAAGGTTACTTCTTTACTACTGTTGAGTATAAAACCAAACCTGATCCGAGTTTGGAGAACGGAATGGTTTTGCAAGTATTTGTTGATAAGGGTAGGAAAGTAAAAGTTCATGAGATAAACTTTTCAGGAAATAAGGATTTTTCATCAGCTAAGCTGCGTAAGTTCTTGAAGAAAACAAAACAGCAGGCGTTTTATAAAGTATTTGGCTCCGGAAAATTCAATAAGGAGAAATATGATGAAGATAAAGTAACACTTATTGCAAAAATGCAGGATAAGGGTTATCGTGATGCCGTTATCCTTAAGGATAGCATTTATCAGTATAGCGATAAGGCCATTGGCATTAATATCGAAGTATACGAAGGTCCTAAATATTATTTTGGTGATATTAGCTGGGCTGGTAATGCTAAGTATACAACTGATATATTAGAAAAAACACTTGGTATTGAAAAAGGCGAAGTATTTAGTGAAGAAAAGCTGGAAAAGAAATTAAGAGGCAGTGCCAACGGGGATGACGTTTCAAGTATTTATCTTAATGACGGTTATTTAACTTTCAACGTGGATCCGGTACAGACTAAAATTCATGGCGATACTGTAGACGTTGAAATGCGTATTTATGAAGGACCACAGTATACCAATAACCGTATTACTTTAAAAGGAAATACCATTACAAATGATAGGGTAGTACTAAGAGAGATCCGCACAAAACCGGGAGAAAAGTTCTCTAAAG contains the following coding sequences:
- a CDS encoding CBS domain-containing protein; amino-acid sequence: MFASELISNSIPPLKTSDTVQKSLDRMAEFKLSHLPIVNETQFLGLVAEEELIEIRDVEQSIGSLSLSILNPFVSEDVHVYDIIRLFNQLHLSVVPVLDYKKNYLGLISVNSILEYTSNIYAVKEYGGIIVLEISNRNNSLSHMAQIVEADNAQILSSYVQSFPDSTRLEVTLKINKTELSGIIASFERYNYQVKAVFNSTISDNGTEDRFNSFMNYLNV
- a CDS encoding NAD kinase — its product is MKIAIYGREFNNSVLPYVQEVFNVLESYNNPILVYDKYLDFIKDKIKLPANIQIFTCHDDLLGETDVLLSLGGDGTLLDTLSLIRDSGIPVIGINFGRLGFLASINKDEIKKAFEALHNREFTLDKRSLLSLTSKHGLFGDENFALNDITIHRRDNSAMMIIHAYMNNEFVNSYWADGLIIATPTGSTAYSLSCGGPIIYPSSQNFVITPIAPHNLNVRPVIIPDDVSLTFEIEARSAKFLVSCDSRTETVDKSVKIILNKASFHVNLIRLNNETYLTTLRNKLLWGIDTRNY
- a CDS encoding alpha/beta fold hydrolase, whose translation is MRYEVIEEDGFKYIEAGKGETLVLLHGLMGELSNWEDAIDHFKENYHVIVPILPIYDLPILTLGVKSLSKHIYKFIKFKKLGQVVLIGNSLGGHVGLVFTVSHQEHVKALVLTGSSGLYENAFGGSFPRRESYEYIKEKVEFTFYDPATATPELVEEVYKSVNDRSRVIRILALAKSAIRHNMSKDLSRITIPVSLIWGKQDKVTPPEVAEEFHELLPNSELNWVDLCGHAPMMERPQVFNEYLDKFLNRILLK
- a CDS encoding SDR family NAD(P)-dependent oxidoreductase, whose protein sequence is MSKIALITGATSGIGAACAHLFAAQGYNLILLGRREQLLTDVSKHLEDKYAIEVKKIVVDVRDNEDLSYRLDTLTQQWKKVDVLINNAGLSQGLDPIDKGSIDDWDTMIDTNVKGLLYTTRIVSNWMIAQKSGHIINIGSIAGKEVYPNGNVYCATKHAVDALNKGMRIDLLPHGIKVTAINPGMVETEFSKVRFKGDEGRAKKVYDGLEPLVANDIAEAIWFAVSRPAHVNINDMLIMPTAQATGTIINRK
- a CDS encoding DUF6089 family protein → MYKKQLVYFLAVFLCGISAKAQVFEVGAIAGGAGYLGDLNQNRPLKISGMSAGAFVKVNIDPYWAVGLHYNYGKIKADDTKSTNEHFRSRGLNFNTALNEVSLQVDFNFFEYFAGGGTKNFSPYIFTGIGGVLYNPTARYHNVAGLEDRKYYLRDYYTEGQNVPYRNYAITIPYGVGVKVKLKENWGLFSQIGYRTAHTDYLDDVSGLYPGATHWDNEPNPMINKLLSNPSNPTSTDFQYTQRGDFRKRDTYMFVGIGISYTFVSQKCYTF
- a CDS encoding isoprenyl transferase: MGFKEQIDITRLPEHIAIIMDGNGRWAKNQGKFRHFGHESGVLSVKDIVEGCADIGIKYLTVYAFSTENWNRPIEEVNALMELLISTINQETATLNKNNIRLNAIGDIASLPQKCIDDLHSAMENTAKNTRCTLTLALSYSAKWEIVNAAKKLAQKVKDQELNIEDINEENFAAELTTVNIPDPELMIRTSGEHRVSNFLLWQIAYTELYFTETLWPDFRREDLFEAIVDYQKRERRFGKISEQLN
- a CDS encoding outer membrane beta-barrel protein, translating into MKIKSGLLLLCLLACMSARAQNWGGGVDDSNLHFGFTFQYLSSEYKILKKGNWRDIGPLPDDPNPPRLTGISSDSSPGFGIGFVVNKRLIENADLRFTPTLVFNDRVLTFHHDESKDNVERKISSTLVEFPLGLKLKSDRRNNFRAYILGGAKYSMDISSKKKTNNANITDPGEKMVNNVRNYLSYEAGLGFDLYFEYFKMSPEIKLSYSFNSVLKGEPNRYSYPIDKLMLRHVTFSLFFE
- a CDS encoding GatB/YqeY domain-containing protein, producing MIANTIDQEIKQAMLAKDQARLRGLRAIKAALLLAKTEKGSSDEITEETELKILQKLIKQRKESADIYKQQGRDDLSIVEEEEIDVISNFMPKQLDRAEIEAVISQIIKDSGANSVKEMGKVMGLANKELAGKADGKLIAEIVKTQLA